A section of the Sceloporus undulatus isolate JIND9_A2432 ecotype Alabama chromosome 3, SceUnd_v1.1, whole genome shotgun sequence genome encodes:
- the LRRC3 gene encoding leucine-rich repeat-containing protein 3, with amino-acid sequence MTSMFLAAEASWPMLLFCFQALFFLLLFCAPSSSTSCPEQCQCTNSSEATAVLCSASNLQEIPRDIPKDTMFLKLDANKITAVPNSTFRHLAHLQEIDLSKNAIEKIDSAAFKGVADGLRLLDLSGNHIQRIPKEALVNLNAMIRLSNNPWHCECTLQEVLGSVKLDPDSVNETTCQTSVQEEYTGKPLLHILDPRFCNAQQKTTDVAMFVTMFSWFTLVISYVVYYVRHNQEDTRKHLEYLKSLPSTRVPKETISMIL; translated from the coding sequence ATGACCAGTATGTTTCTGGCAGCTGAGGCATCTTGGCCCATGCTGTTGTTCTGctttcaggctctcttcttcctcctcctcttctgtgccCCTTCCAGTTCTACTTCCTGCCCTGAGCAGTGTCAATGTACTAACTCCTCAGAAGCAACAGCAGTTCTGTGCAGTGCTAGTAACCTGCAAGAAATCCCAAGGGATATTCCAAAAGACACCATGTTTCTGAAACTGGATGCAAATAAAATCACTGCTGTCCCCAACAGCACATTTAGGCACCTTGCCCACTTACAAGAGATAGACCTTTCTAAAAATGCCATTGAGAAGATTGATTCTGCAGCATTCAAAGGGGTTGCTGATGGCCTGAGGTTGCTTGATCTCTCTGGAAATCATATTCAGCGGATCCCAAAGGAAGCCCTGGTCAACTTGAATGCTATGATTCGCCTGTCCAACAACCCCTGGCATTGTGAATGTACTTTGCAGGAAGTCTTGGGGTCAGTGAAACTAGACCCTGACTCAGTCAATGAGACCACCTGCCAAACATCTGTGCAAGAGGAATATACTGGAAAGCCCCTGCTTCATATCCTTGATCCACGCTTTTGCAACGCGCAACAGAAAACCACTGATGTTGCCATGTTTGTTACCATGTTCAGCTGGTTTACTTTGGTCATTAGCTATGTGGTGTACTATGTCCGGCACAACCAAGAGGACACAAGGAAGCACTTAGAATATCTGAAATCATTGCCTAGCACAAGGGTGCCTAAAGAAACCATAAGCATGATCCTGTGA